AAGAAATTATCATTGTTTTCGTAATTAGTGATTTTTTATTTTTAGAAAATATCTTAAAATGGAAAATATTTCGCATTTGTTTCTTTGTAAGTTTTTTATTTGTTTTTATGTATATATTTGATGAAGATTATTAGATACTGGTTTGAATGTAGTTTTTAAAAATTCAACTCTTTTTTAAACACTGTTTTTTATGAAATAATACTTTGTTGAATGTGGGATTCCGTAAAAAAATTAAAAGCATATTGAGTATGTTTGCAGCAAAATTCCAGATATATACGCCTCATTAAAATACCTTATAAAATCTATTATAAAAAATGTTAGTTGCCATGTTTAATTTAATTGTAAAGAGTTCATTTAGGTTTTTGTTCTCTGTGTTCTTTCTATGTATAGTATCTTCCTCTAATGCGCAGAATACCGAAGGTTTTCTACCCAATATTACACCCCCGTCTCCTGTTGCGGGCGAATTAGGTAAATACGGGAATGTTCCCGTGGGGTTATTTACGGGAGCACCCAATCTCTCAATCCCGCTGCTTAATTTTAAAACAAAAAATTTAGAGTCTCCCATTTCGCTTTCTTATGGCTCAAACGGGATCAAAGTTGACGAAGTAGCTTCAAACGTAGGTTTGGGATGGAATTTGATTTTTGGAGGTGTTATTACCCGTACAGTAAGAGATCAGAATGATGATAACCAGCGAATGGTTTATCCGCCGGATGACATGCCCAATCCATCGCCTGACGATAGATTACAGTTTTACAGGGCTGCCGGACAGGAATTTGCTGATACTGAAAAAGATATCTACTCTTTTAATTTTAATGGCAATTCCGGGAAATTTATCTATGATAAAAATAATGTTCCGGTATTGGTTAACAATCAAAAAATTAAGATCGAAAGAACCGGAACAAATAATGCTGATTTTTTATTAACAACTGCTAATGGAATCAGGTATTATTTTACAGAAAAAGAAACTACTGCTTTTAGAAGTCAGGGAGCGGGACATTCAATTATTAGTGCAAGTGTAACAGCTTGGTATTTAACCCAGCTGGTCCATCCTAATGGTTCAGTAATTAGTCTGGTGTATGAGAATACCTTTATGGATTATACAGCATCTAATTCGCAGACCCTTACAATGGCTTTTACACCGGGGCAGACCGGTTGCGGCAGGGATTTTTATGTTAAAGCCCCTACTCTCAGCGGTATTGTGGCTCACGAAATGTCAGTTGTAGGAAAAAGAATAAAAAAGATATACAGTAATAACAGTAAAGAAGGTTATATCACTTTTACCTATTTTACCGGAGGTATTAATGCAGAAGTAGAAGGAGACTGTAAAATAGAAACCCTTACTCACTATAATGAGAGTAATCAGGTAATTGAAAAAGTAAGTTTCAATTATCTAAAAACTGCAAATGGCCGTGTTTTTCTTCAAAACTTTACCTTCTTGGACCCTTCAAAAAAATATAGTTTTGAATATATAAACCAATCGAATTTCCCAAAAAGACTTTCTGCCAGTCAGGATCACTGGGGGTATTACAATGGTAAAAGTAATAGCAATTTGATACCTAAAAATATTAGTGGTTACGGAGTAACCATTGATGAAACACAGTACAGTGGAGCTGATAAAGAACCGTATGCAGATTTTGCAAAAACAGGAATGTTAAGTAAAGTTATCTATCCTGCCAAGGGATATACTGAATTTGATTATGAAGGCAATACGTATTGGGGAGAACAAACCACTTATCCTGCCCGAAAAAGTGATAATTATGTTAGAGGAACTGATGATAATGATGATACTCCGGTAGTTTATACCATGACCTCTCCAATAGACCAAAGAGTAGAAATGTACGGTCTTGTCACTTATGTAAGTCCCAACGGACCTCCAAAATATGATAAGGACGGAAATATAATCCCTGATCCTTTAGATACTGGACATGATATTGCTTCCGTACTGCTTAAGTGTAGAGATTGTACTTCTTCCGGCGGTTCATTTTTTACTTACAGCCAGTTTGGAACTCAGGTTAGTCATTCGCCATATAATTTTATAAGAAGAGAAAGTAATATTTTTTATTTTAATGCGAAAGCAGGAAAAACATATGAATTTCATTTTTTCAAAGGAGGGATCAATACTAAAGCAAGCTTAAAGGCGACGTATTACGCAACAGCTCCTGTTAAAACGGATACTAATATTCCAACAGGAGGTGTACGTATTAAAACAACCAAAGATTTTTCGGGTACAGGAATAGCAGCAGGATACAAAAGATACTATTACGGACCTAAGGATGATCTGAATCACTCATCCGGCAATAAAGGGAAAATGCCTTTGTACATGGATAAATCTGTGAGAAGAGTTAATTGTCCGCCCGGAGACGGACAGATGGGGACAGCTTGCTGGTTTGCAGATTACGAGGATCTTGTGGTAAGTTCCAGTAGTATAATTTCTTTGTTTGATACCGGAAGCAGCAATTGTTTTTATAAATATGTGACCGTAAGCGAAGGAGGAGACAACTTCGAAAATGGAGGAGAAATGAAAGAATTTAAAATTCACAGAGATGTCGACGGTGCTTTGATTGTAGGTAATGTAGATATTAAAAGTGCGCCACTAACCAATCTTGGCTGGGATAACGGTCTTGAATTAAAGTCACAAATATTTAAGAAAAAAGCATCCGGAGATGGCTTTATCACTATAGCAGAGAGCGAAAATACGTATAAACTTGATCCTTCGTATGGAGGAGAAGTTAGGTCTTTTTCAGTACGTAAAAATTTTAATGATCCCTGCGGTGTTGCTCAGTATGCAGAAAATTTGAGTATAGTAGAATATAAAACAAAACTGTACTGGCATTATTTAGAATACTCAATCTCAAAAAAATACGATCTTGACGGATTAAACCCTGTTGAAACCCAAACGGTTTATAAATACGGTAATCCAAGCCATATCCAGCTTACTTCGCAGAGCACCAAATCATCTTTAAAAGAGAATCTGGAAACCCGATATTATTATCCTCATGATCTTCTTTCGGAACCTTTTGTATCAGAAATGATTGCAGGGAACCGAATCGATACCCCGCTGAAAACAGAAACCTACAGAGGAACTGTAAAACAGTCTGAACAAAAAACAGTTTTTGGCAAAGATGCCTCAACAGCAGATTTGTTACTGCCAAAATTTATTTATACAGCCAAAGCTGCAGCGGCATTAGAGAAAAAAATCACCTTTGGCAAATATGATGAAAAAGGCAATATCCTTGAATATACTCCGGAGAACGGCACGCCTGTATCGATAATCTGGGGCTATAATAAAACCCAGCCTATTGCCAAGATAGAAAATGCGCTTTACAGCCAGGCTGCTTCTTACGCAGCTAATTTACAGGATAAATCAGATACAAAAACAGAAACCGAACTAAAAGAAGCCCTCGGTCTGTTTAGAACAGCACTGCCCAATGCCATGATTACAACCTATACTTATAAACCGCTTGTCGGGGTAAGCACCGTTACAGATCCTAAAGGCCAGACTACAACCTATACCTATGATGATTTTGGCCGTCTTGATGTTGTAAAAGATGCCAAAGGCAATATCCTTTCAGAAAACCAGTACCGTTACAAACAATAAAAAAAACCAAAAGCACCATGAAAAATCTAATCAAATTCCTTTTGGTTTTGTTCCCTGTTATGGTAATGAGCCAGACCCAGACTGAAAACTATGTTAAAACCGTTACCTACAAAGTGCCGGTTACACAGAAGATAGTGTCGCCTTCAATCTCGCAGGCATCACAAAGCACCACTTATTTTGACGGACTGGGGAGACCCATCCAGAAAATAGACGGCCA
This portion of the Flavobacterium gelatinilyticum genome encodes:
- a CDS encoding RHS repeat domain-containing protein is translated as MFNLIVKSSFRFLFSVFFLCIVSSSNAQNTEGFLPNITPPSPVAGELGKYGNVPVGLFTGAPNLSIPLLNFKTKNLESPISLSYGSNGIKVDEVASNVGLGWNLIFGGVITRTVRDQNDDNQRMVYPPDDMPNPSPDDRLQFYRAAGQEFADTEKDIYSFNFNGNSGKFIYDKNNVPVLVNNQKIKIERTGTNNADFLLTTANGIRYYFTEKETTAFRSQGAGHSIISASVTAWYLTQLVHPNGSVISLVYENTFMDYTASNSQTLTMAFTPGQTGCGRDFYVKAPTLSGIVAHEMSVVGKRIKKIYSNNSKEGYITFTYFTGGINAEVEGDCKIETLTHYNESNQVIEKVSFNYLKTANGRVFLQNFTFLDPSKKYSFEYINQSNFPKRLSASQDHWGYYNGKSNSNLIPKNISGYGVTIDETQYSGADKEPYADFAKTGMLSKVIYPAKGYTEFDYEGNTYWGEQTTYPARKSDNYVRGTDDNDDTPVVYTMTSPIDQRVEMYGLVTYVSPNGPPKYDKDGNIIPDPLDTGHDIASVLLKCRDCTSSGGSFFTYSQFGTQVSHSPYNFIRRESNIFYFNAKAGKTYEFHFFKGGINTKASLKATYYATAPVKTDTNIPTGGVRIKTTKDFSGTGIAAGYKRYYYGPKDDLNHSSGNKGKMPLYMDKSVRRVNCPPGDGQMGTACWFADYEDLVVSSSSIISLFDTGSSNCFYKYVTVSEGGDNFENGGEMKEFKIHRDVDGALIVGNVDIKSAPLTNLGWDNGLELKSQIFKKKASGDGFITIAESENTYKLDPSYGGEVRSFSVRKNFNDPCGVAQYAENLSIVEYKTKLYWHYLEYSISKKYDLDGLNPVETQTVYKYGNPSHIQLTSQSTKSSLKENLETRYYYPHDLLSEPFVSEMIAGNRIDTPLKTETYRGTVKQSEQKTVFGKDASTADLLLPKFIYTAKAAAALEKKITFGKYDEKGNILEYTPENGTPVSIIWGYNKTQPIAKIENALYSQAASYAANLQDKSDTKTETELKEALGLFRTALPNAMITTYTYKPLVGVSTVTDPKGQTTTYTYDDFGRLDVVKDAKGNILSENQYRYKQ